One region of Pseudobdellovibrionaceae bacterium genomic DNA includes:
- a CDS encoding acyltransferase family protein produces the protein MKNFFGKTGEKLFKLKELDRETLTYRVLPHLLMEIMRKYFRLEVEGAENIPRRGAAIIAPNHSGYSGFDALLLAHVVHNQAKRIPRVLTHHFWFLTKTTAIPAQKMGFTEATYENGVQALSKNNAIIIFPEGEQGNFKPTSRAYQLQDFKRGFIRMAIETQSPIVPCLVIGAEETHINLSQLKFTKFLRGTVLPLPLNVIPLPVRWRMKFLTPIYLPYKPSAVNDRELMHDIATEIQELMQDAMNDELKKRGKMFF, from the coding sequence ATGAAGAACTTCTTCGGCAAAACCGGCGAAAAGCTGTTCAAGCTCAAAGAGCTCGATCGCGAGACCCTGACCTACCGGGTTCTGCCGCACCTTTTGATGGAGATCATGCGGAAGTACTTCCGTCTGGAAGTCGAAGGGGCCGAGAATATTCCCCGTCGCGGGGCCGCGATCATCGCGCCGAACCATTCGGGCTATTCGGGTTTCGATGCCCTTTTGCTCGCGCACGTCGTGCACAACCAGGCGAAGCGGATTCCGCGCGTCCTCACCCATCACTTCTGGTTTTTGACGAAAACGACCGCGATTCCCGCGCAGAAGATGGGTTTCACCGAGGCGACCTACGAAAACGGCGTGCAGGCGCTGTCGAAAAACAACGCCATCATCATCTTCCCCGAAGGTGAGCAAGGAAACTTCAAACCCACCAGTCGCGCGTACCAGTTGCAGGACTTCAAGCGCGGCTTCATCCGTATGGCGATCGAAACGCAAAGCCCGATCGTTCCCTGCCTGGTCATCGGCGCGGAAGAGACGCACATCAATTTGTCGCAGCTGAAGTTCACGAAGTTCCTGCGCGGAACGGTTTTGCCCCTGCCGCTGAACGTGATCCCTTTACCGGTGCGGTGGCGGATGAAGTTCTTGACCCCCATCTATCTGCCCTACAAGCCGTCGGCCGTGAACGACCGCGAGCTGATGCACGATATCGCGACCGAGATTCAAGAGCTCATGCAAGACGCCATGAACGATGAGCTCAAAAAACGTGGGAAGATGTTCTTCTAA
- a CDS encoding asparaginase — protein MKTLGVEVLRGEEVESRHQVHLIAVDTSGQALWRHGDLSRPTFPRSAIKPMQAMLFADVHAPQNDRERRRLSLASSSHWAARLHLDVLRDWHAAEKFHDDDLICGPQTPRDADEQRRLILEDKPVCRLHNNCSGKHTAFLHVCRERGWSAQGYGDFAHPLQVELRRLHSEMSGIDWDRLPWGIDGCGIPTSLVPVENLLRLTTAFAGQVKTDARIQRVVDAVLAYPEMVAGPKGFCTRFMQVARGEWLVKTGAEGNYLGLNLKNGVSFYLKVEDGNSRASEFAVMEMGRRFSESSALRSELEAWQAEPLTNWSGESIGRLRLTP, from the coding sequence ATGAAAACTCTGGGCGTTGAAGTCCTCCGCGGCGAAGAAGTCGAGTCCCGTCATCAGGTTCACCTGATCGCCGTCGATACTTCGGGGCAAGCGTTGTGGCGGCACGGCGATCTGTCGCGTCCGACGTTCCCGCGCTCTGCCATCAAGCCCATGCAGGCGATGCTGTTCGCGGACGTGCATGCGCCTCAGAATGACCGCGAACGTCGTCGTCTTTCGCTGGCCTCCAGCTCGCACTGGGCGGCGCGACTGCATCTGGACGTTCTGCGCGACTGGCACGCGGCTGAGAAATTTCACGACGACGATCTCATCTGCGGACCGCAAACGCCGCGGGATGCGGATGAACAGCGCCGCTTGATCCTCGAAGATAAACCGGTCTGCCGTCTGCACAACAACTGCTCGGGGAAACACACCGCCTTTTTGCACGTCTGTCGCGAGCGCGGCTGGAGCGCCCAGGGCTACGGCGACTTCGCCCATCCGCTCCAAGTCGAGCTGCGCCGTCTGCACTCCGAGATGAGCGGCATCGATTGGGACCGCCTGCCTTGGGGGATCGACGGCTGCGGCATTCCGACTTCGCTCGTCCCCGTGGAAAACCTGTTGCGCCTGACCACCGCGTTCGCGGGTCAGGTGAAAACCGACGCGCGTATCCAGCGGGTCGTGGACGCCGTACTTGCTTACCCCGAGATGGTGGCCGGACCGAAGGGCTTCTGCACGCGCTTCATGCAAGTCGCGCGCGGAGAGTGGCTCGTGAAAACCGGTGCCGAGGGCAATTACCTCGGTCTGAATCTGAAAAACGGCGTGTCCTTCTATCTGAAAGTGGAGGACGGCAACTCCCGCGCGAGTGAATTCGCGGTCATGGAGATGGGCCGTCGTTTCAGCGAAAGTTCCGCACTCCGCTCGGAACTGGAAGCCTGGCAGGCGGAACCTTTGACCAATTGGTCGGGCGAAAGCATCGGCCGCCTCCGTTTAACGCCCTGA
- a CDS encoding trypsin-like serine protease, translated as MGKRQLLMMGLAAGLPLFLGACHVNLGSTETSYTDKVPNPKPYQCTEGEWDGPGVINGQKLTSQGRLSKSLVFLVHQLSKGSDSASLCTGTLISRDIVLTAAHCVDGGLESTRAERLAVVFGNDPLCALSKKDQTNIRKAEKIILHPDWSTSNSGGVDLALVKLSSDAPWETRAMDVANDLPSLDDDREIFGAGYGRTTDYEDAEGDQPYLRIAKLRPQNRVPNQGIMNNPASRRLIFNQKSEGSLCRGDSGGPAVVIEGGVAKVIGVASFVWDPTVTTCKSYVVHTSVSYYREWLMETYEKLRGTYSAPNPFRR; from the coding sequence TTGGGGAAACGTCAGTTGTTGATGATGGGGCTTGCCGCGGGATTGCCACTTTTTCTGGGGGCTTGCCACGTGAACTTGGGGTCGACGGAAACGTCGTACACCGACAAAGTACCGAATCCGAAACCTTACCAATGCACCGAGGGTGAATGGGACGGTCCGGGCGTCATCAACGGACAGAAGCTCACGAGCCAAGGGCGACTGAGCAAAAGCCTCGTCTTCCTGGTTCATCAATTGTCGAAAGGCTCCGACAGCGCTTCGCTGTGCACGGGCACGCTGATCAGCCGCGACATCGTCCTGACGGCCGCGCACTGCGTGGACGGGGGGCTCGAATCGACGCGTGCCGAACGTTTGGCGGTCGTTTTCGGGAACGATCCCTTGTGCGCGCTTTCGAAGAAAGATCAGACGAACATCCGTAAGGCCGAAAAGATCATTTTGCACCCCGACTGGTCGACCTCGAACAGCGGGGGCGTGGACCTCGCGCTCGTGAAGTTGTCGTCGGACGCGCCTTGGGAAACCCGCGCGATGGACGTCGCGAACGATCTGCCCAGCTTGGATGACGATCGCGAAATCTTCGGCGCCGGTTACGGTCGGACGACCGACTACGAAGACGCCGAAGGCGATCAGCCTTACTTGCGGATCGCGAAGCTGCGCCCGCAAAATCGCGTGCCTAATCAGGGCATCATGAACAATCCGGCTTCGCGCCGTTTGATCTTCAATCAGAAATCCGAAGGCTCGCTCTGTCGCGGTGACAGCGGCGGTCCCGCGGTCGTCATCGAAGGTGGCGTCGCGAAGGTGATCGGGGTCGCCTCGTTCGTTTGGGATCCCACCGTCACCACCTGCAAAAGCTACGTCGTCCACACGAGCGTCTCGTACTATCGCGAGTGGTTGATGGAGACTTACGAGAAGCTACGCGGGACCTATTCGGCCCCGAATCCCTTCCGTCGGTAG
- a CDS encoding MAPEG family protein, which produces MVSTELNMLTFSIFLGIVQLLLATQLETRARGVAWNLSNRDVPPEPLPGLAGRVKRAHQNFLETFPFFVAAVACVQMSGLGDNLSAFGAILYFTARLIYFPVYAMGIMVVRSLAWAASLLGIVLIAASMFINF; this is translated from the coding sequence ATGGTCTCCACCGAACTGAACATGCTGACCTTCTCGATCTTTCTGGGGATCGTGCAACTTTTGCTGGCCACCCAGCTCGAGACCCGGGCCCGCGGGGTCGCTTGGAATCTCTCCAACCGTGATGTGCCTCCGGAGCCGCTTCCCGGTCTCGCGGGGCGGGTGAAGCGCGCGCACCAGAATTTTCTAGAGACCTTCCCTTTCTTCGTCGCCGCCGTGGCCTGCGTGCAGATGTCGGGGCTGGGCGACAACTTGAGCGCGTTCGGCGCGATTCTTTACTTCACGGCGCGGCTGATCTATTTCCCCGTCTACGCGATGGGGATCATGGTCGTGCGGAGTTTGGCGTGGGCGGCGTCGCTCCTCGGAATCGTGCTGATCGCGGCATCGATGTTTATCAATTTCTAA
- the gpmA gene encoding 2,3-diphosphoglycerate-dependent phosphoglycerate mutase yields the protein MRQIVFVRHGESTWNKENRFTGWQDVDLSEKGRAEARDAGKLLKKEGFRFDMAYCSVLRRALTTLWLIQDEMDLLWIPVEKSWRLNERHYGALTGLDKSETAARHGEEQVKIWRRSYDTPPPALSTDDPRHPQFDPKYQNVSKGQLPAGESLKDTVARVVPLWQNEILPQLDTGRKILVAAHGNSLRALIQHIEKLTPEQIMEVNVPTGVPLVYELDEKNNFIRKYYLGDAAAIAAAQEKVASQGKANA from the coding sequence ATGCGCCAAATCGTCTTCGTCCGTCACGGCGAGAGTACGTGGAATAAAGAAAACCGCTTCACCGGTTGGCAGGACGTGGATCTGTCCGAAAAAGGTCGAGCGGAAGCTCGAGACGCGGGAAAGCTTCTGAAGAAAGAGGGCTTCCGCTTCGATATGGCGTACTGCTCAGTTTTGCGGCGTGCGCTCACCACCCTTTGGCTGATCCAGGACGAAATGGACCTTTTGTGGATTCCCGTCGAAAAGTCGTGGCGCCTGAACGAACGTCACTACGGCGCGCTCACCGGACTCGACAAATCCGAGACCGCGGCCCGTCATGGTGAAGAGCAGGTCAAAATCTGGCGTCGGAGCTACGATACGCCTCCGCCGGCCCTTTCGACCGATGATCCCCGCCATCCCCAGTTCGATCCGAAGTACCAAAACGTCAGCAAAGGCCAGCTTCCGGCCGGGGAGTCATTGAAAGACACCGTCGCCCGCGTCGTTCCGCTCTGGCAGAACGAGATTTTGCCGCAGCTCGACACCGGTCGCAAAATTCTGGTCGCGGCCCACGGGAACTCGCTCCGCGCGCTCATTCAGCACATCGAGAAGTTAACGCCCGAGCAGATCATGGAAGTGAACGTCCCCACGGGGGTTCCGCTCGTGTACGAGCTGGATGAAAAAAACAACTTCATCCGCAAATATTACCTCGGCGACGCCGCGGCCATCGCCGCCGCACAGGAGAAAGTCGCGAGCCAAGGGAAAGCGAACGCTTGA
- a CDS encoding trypsin-like serine protease → MLRTLIAAGRPFLLLFAFAGLMACAETDVRGPGEVVLDPAQSSRIFGGTEVEKGSDLLNFVVAIESIGVNDREIHCTGTLIHPRVVLTAGHCMDTPELFVNSAQLRFRTREFAYANEENEKLQVAFDHTRRALGIVRPKRWDDLLREDPRDRERLAYDVALILLDEDAPAGTTPVGFRAFNPDFVSMPQLTTAGFGAEGGTLDVVEGARNLLLHGAGPLREVTLTRSPREESAMHFDSFQASKGICYGDSGAPALTKIDDRWVLIGVASYVTNQGRDICRNRGYFLKFAYRAENGETLETWIKETLVALTAGL, encoded by the coding sequence ATGCTCAGAACTCTCATTGCCGCCGGGCGGCCTTTCCTTCTGCTTTTCGCCTTCGCGGGGCTTATGGCCTGCGCAGAGACGGACGTTCGCGGGCCTGGGGAAGTGGTGCTTGATCCCGCACAGTCGTCGCGGATCTTCGGCGGAACCGAAGTCGAGAAAGGGAGCGACCTTCTGAATTTTGTCGTCGCGATCGAATCCATCGGCGTGAACGACCGCGAGATCCATTGCACCGGTACTTTGATTCACCCGCGCGTCGTCCTGACCGCCGGTCACTGCATGGATACGCCCGAACTGTTCGTCAACTCCGCGCAGCTGCGTTTTCGCACGCGCGAATTCGCTTACGCGAACGAAGAAAACGAAAAGCTTCAAGTCGCGTTCGATCACACTCGCCGCGCGCTTGGCATTGTCCGTCCGAAGCGGTGGGACGACCTTTTGCGCGAAGACCCGCGCGACCGCGAACGTCTGGCCTACGATGTCGCCTTGATCCTGCTCGACGAAGACGCTCCGGCGGGGACGACGCCGGTCGGGTTCCGCGCGTTCAATCCCGACTTCGTTTCCATGCCTCAGCTCACGACCGCCGGCTTCGGCGCCGAGGGCGGTACCCTCGACGTCGTGGAGGGGGCGCGCAATCTGCTTCTGCACGGCGCTGGACCGTTGCGCGAGGTGACGTTGACCCGCTCACCGCGCGAGGAAAGCGCGATGCATTTTGATAGCTTCCAAGCCTCGAAAGGAATCTGCTACGGCGATTCGGGCGCACCGGCGTTGACGAAGATCGACGACCGTTGGGTGCTGATCGGGGTCGCGAGTTACGTCACGAACCAGGGCCGCGACATCTGTCGCAATCGGGGTTACTTCTTGAAGTTCGCCTACCGGGCGGAAAACGGCGAAACGCTCGAAACCTGGATCAAGGAAACGCTCGTCGCGCTCACCGCGGGTCTTTAG
- the hutI gene encoding imidazolonepropionase: MIFRGIKTLYTFQDIAAKDGRGVTDADFTPIPRAAMVVDKGVVRWVGPERRLPREFRKHRDVDLKGQNVYPAFLDPHTHLIYAGDRAEEFEWRNSGVSYQEIAARGGGILSTMTKTRKASPAKLRAEAEKRVRELVNQGVTTIEVKSGYALNLKDEVKCLKVAAELGPARIVPTFLGAHARPPEFKTTPEYLKYLAESVLPVIRRKKLADRVDIFVEKGFFESADSRAYLARARELGFQITIHADQITLSGGSELGLELGALSIDHVIQIDDALIEKIARTNITPVLLPAADLYMKCAYPPARALIDRGARVALATDHNPGTSPTLDLQLVGLLARLQMKMTLPEVFSAFTFGAAAALGLSDSLGSLEPGKNADFFATGAAPTDHFYAAGARLEPQVFREGRRIDS, encoded by the coding sequence TTGATCTTCCGGGGCATCAAAACGCTTTATACGTTTCAGGACATCGCGGCCAAAGACGGCCGCGGGGTCACGGACGCCGATTTCACGCCGATCCCTCGGGCCGCTATGGTCGTGGACAAGGGAGTGGTGCGCTGGGTCGGGCCGGAGCGTCGTTTGCCCCGCGAATTCCGGAAACATCGGGACGTCGATCTGAAAGGTCAAAACGTCTATCCCGCGTTCCTCGATCCGCACACGCATCTGATCTATGCCGGGGACCGCGCCGAGGAATTCGAGTGGCGCAACTCGGGCGTCAGCTACCAGGAGATCGCGGCGCGGGGGGGAGGCATCCTCTCCACGATGACGAAGACCCGCAAAGCGTCGCCCGCGAAACTGCGCGCCGAGGCCGAAAAGCGTGTGCGCGAGCTCGTGAATCAGGGCGTGACGACGATCGAAGTGAAATCGGGCTATGCGCTCAACCTGAAAGATGAAGTGAAGTGCCTGAAGGTCGCGGCCGAACTCGGCCCCGCGCGCATCGTTCCGACCTTTCTGGGGGCGCACGCGCGCCCTCCCGAATTCAAAACGACGCCGGAGTATCTGAAGTACCTGGCCGAAAGTGTTTTGCCGGTCATCCGTCGGAAAAAGCTGGCGGACCGGGTGGACATCTTCGTCGAAAAAGGATTCTTCGAGTCCGCGGACAGCCGCGCGTATTTGGCCCGGGCGCGCGAACTCGGGTTCCAGATCACGATTCACGCGGATCAAATCACGCTGTCGGGTGGGAGTGAGCTGGGGCTTGAGCTCGGCGCGCTTTCCATCGATCACGTGATTCAGATCGACGACGCGCTGATCGAGAAGATCGCGCGGACGAACATCACCCCGGTTCTTCTGCCGGCGGCGGACCTCTATATGAAGTGCGCCTATCCACCGGCCCGCGCGCTGATTGATCGCGGTGCGCGTGTGGCGCTCGCGACCGATCACAATCCCGGGACCAGCCCCACGCTCGATCTCCAGTTAGTGGGACTGCTCGCCCGGCTGCAAATGAAGATGACTTTGCCCGAGGTTTTCAGCGCCTTCACCTTCGGGGCCGCCGCGGCCCTCGGTTTGTCGGACTCCTTGGGAAGTTTGGAGCCGGGAAAAAACGCCGACTTCTTCGCGACCGGGGCCGCCCCGACAGATCACTTCTACGCGGCGGGGGCTCGACTTGAGCCGCAGGTGTTCCGTGAAGGGCGTCGCATCGATTCTTGA
- a CDS encoding 2-oxoglutarate dehydrogenase E1 component has product MNSQTPKNSRTAVNRDNAPYIESLYRQFQTNPDSVSPDWKAFFEGVDFATDRPMGLSDKELDVYGLINAYRNYGHFEANTDPLANSSSPSEQLSLSRFNLTEADLDAKFQIGAVIGKPDATLRDIIAHMRACYCGTLTVQVAEALPEVRNWFIREFEQNREALKFTPEQKKGIFQTLNKTDVLEKFIHARYVGAKRFSVEGADAMLPMLDTMATHATARGVEEILVAMAHRGRVNVLANFMGKKPDYIFSDFNGTTETSIPIEDYDGDVKYHMGYQIEKPTPNGPIQLGLAYNPSHLEAANPVILGMARAAQRRRKDTKERKKVVPVLIHGDAAFAGQGVVAETFQMSQVKGYTVGGTIHLVIDNQVGFTTSPENGRSSHYCTDIAKILATPVMHVNGDDVEAGVRAMELALRFRQEWGRDIVVNLICYRRFGHNEGDEPAFTQPQMYDIIRKHPTPREVYAKKIMRENVIDQAFVDGQFNEEMDRLQKIYENTKQQPPKIEPFKFEGFWKGLRKAKSDDFDKPTDTTFPIEKLKMIGNVIGSVPANFTPHPKLLKLLETRKKMANGEDPLDWGTAELLAYGSLLTEGTSVRLTGQDCVRGTFTHRHAALYDVKTGEPYAALDTLEGDKVEFCVYDSILSEYAVLGFEYGNAVCDPTFLTLWEAQFGDFANGAQIIIDQFLASGESKWQQMNGLVLLLPHGYEGQGPEHSSARLERFLQLCGQNNMQVANLTTPAQIYHALRRQIRRQFRKPLVIMSPKSLLRHPRATSTLEELAKGTFQEVIPESILKDPKKVETVALVSGKLYYELLEEREKQGNDRTAIVRVEQLYPTPSKQIAAALKQYPNLKNLVWVQEEPKNMGAYQYIYFRLSELLIREGMTKLALHYVGRGERSSPATGSQYRHKIEQAEILKNCFTI; this is encoded by the coding sequence ATGAATTCCCAAACCCCGAAAAATTCCCGCACGGCGGTCAACCGCGACAACGCTCCGTACATCGAGTCGCTGTACCGGCAGTTCCAAACCAATCCCGACTCGGTGTCGCCGGATTGGAAAGCCTTTTTTGAAGGCGTGGACTTCGCCACCGACCGCCCCATGGGACTTTCGGACAAAGAACTCGACGTCTACGGACTGATCAACGCGTACCGCAACTACGGGCACTTCGAGGCGAACACCGATCCGCTCGCGAACTCGTCGAGCCCCTCCGAGCAGCTTTCGCTCTCGCGGTTCAATCTGACCGAAGCGGACCTCGATGCGAAATTCCAAATCGGCGCGGTGATCGGCAAGCCCGACGCCACCCTACGCGACATCATCGCGCACATGCGCGCCTGCTACTGCGGAACCTTGACCGTGCAGGTCGCGGAAGCCCTTCCCGAAGTGCGCAACTGGTTCATCCGCGAGTTCGAGCAGAACCGCGAAGCCTTGAAGTTCACGCCCGAACAAAAAAAGGGAATCTTCCAGACGCTGAACAAAACGGATGTCTTAGAGAAATTCATCCACGCCCGCTACGTCGGCGCGAAACGTTTCTCGGTGGAGGGCGCGGACGCCATGCTGCCCATGCTCGACACCATGGCGACCCACGCCACCGCTCGCGGCGTCGAGGAAATCCTGGTCGCAATGGCGCACCGTGGACGCGTGAACGTGCTCGCTAACTTCATGGGCAAAAAACCCGATTACATTTTCTCGGACTTCAACGGCACCACCGAGACTTCGATCCCGATCGAGGACTACGATGGCGACGTGAAGTACCACATGGGTTACCAGATCGAAAAACCCACGCCCAACGGTCCGATTCAACTGGGCCTCGCTTACAATCCCTCACACTTGGAAGCCGCGAATCCCGTGATCTTGGGAATGGCGCGTGCGGCTCAACGTCGCCGTAAAGACACGAAAGAGCGCAAAAAGGTCGTCCCCGTGTTGATCCACGGTGATGCCGCATTCGCGGGCCAAGGTGTCGTCGCCGAGACCTTCCAGATGTCGCAAGTCAAAGGCTACACCGTCGGCGGAACCATCCACTTGGTGATCGATAACCAAGTCGGTTTCACGACGAGCCCCGAAAACGGTCGTTCGTCGCACTACTGCACGGACATCGCGAAGATTCTCGCGACTCCGGTCATGCACGTGAACGGTGACGACGTCGAAGCCGGTGTCCGCGCCATGGAACTGGCTTTGCGTTTCCGCCAAGAATGGGGCCGCGACATCGTCGTGAACCTGATCTGCTACCGCCGCTTCGGTCACAACGAAGGCGACGAACCCGCATTCACGCAACCGCAGATGTACGACATCATCCGCAAGCACCCGACTCCGCGCGAAGTCTACGCGAAGAAGATCATGCGTGAAAACGTGATCGACCAAGCCTTCGTGGACGGCCAATTCAACGAAGAGATGGATCGCCTGCAGAAGATCTACGAAAATACAAAACAGCAGCCCCCGAAAATCGAACCCTTCAAATTCGAAGGCTTCTGGAAAGGTCTGCGTAAGGCGAAGTCGGACGACTTCGACAAACCGACCGACACGACCTTCCCCATCGAAAAGCTGAAGATGATCGGCAACGTGATCGGCTCCGTGCCCGCGAATTTCACGCCCCATCCGAAACTTCTGAAGCTGCTCGAGACCCGTAAAAAAATGGCGAACGGCGAAGACCCGCTCGACTGGGGTACGGCCGAGCTTCTGGCGTACGGCTCCCTTTTGACCGAAGGCACCAGCGTGCGTCTGACCGGACAAGACTGCGTCCGCGGAACCTTCACTCACCGTCACGCGGCCCTTTACGACGTGAAGACCGGCGAACCCTATGCGGCCCTCGATACCCTCGAAGGCGATAAGGTCGAGTTCTGCGTTTACGACTCGATTCTGTCGGAGTACGCGGTCCTCGGTTTCGAATACGGAAACGCGGTTTGCGATCCGACCTTCCTGACACTCTGGGAAGCGCAGTTCGGCGATTTCGCCAACGGCGCGCAGATCATCATCGATCAGTTCTTGGCTTCGGGTGAATCGAAGTGGCAGCAGATGAACGGCCTCGTTCTGCTTTTGCCCCACGGTTACGAAGGTCAGGGCCCCGAGCACAGCTCGGCCCGCCTTGAGCGCTTCTTGCAGCTCTGCGGTCAGAACAATATGCAGGTCGCGAACTTGACGACGCCCGCGCAGATCTACCACGCGCTTCGCCGTCAGATCCGCCGTCAGTTCCGTAAGCCTTTGGTGATCATGTCGCCGAAATCCCTTCTGCGTCACCCGCGCGCGACTTCGACTTTGGAAGAACTCGCGAAGGGCACCTTCCAAGAAGTGATTCCGGAATCGATCCTGAAAGATCCGAAGAAGGTCGAAACCGTCGCGCTCGTCAGCGGGAAGCTTTATTACGAACTTCTCGAAGAACGCGAAAAGCAAGGCAACGACCGGACGGCGATCGTGCGCGTGGAACAGCTCTACCCGACTCCTTCCAAACAGATCGCGGCGGCGCTGAAACAGTACCCGAATCTGAAGAACTTGGTGTGGGTCCAGGAAGAGCCGAAGAACATGGGCGCTTACCAGTACATCTACTTCCGTCTGTCCGAGCTGCTGATCCGCGAAGGCATGACGAAGTTGGCTCTGCACTATGTTGGCCGTGGCGAACGTTCGTCACCGGCGACCGGTTCGCAGTACCGCCACAAGATCGAACAAGCTGAAATTTTGAAGAACTGTTTTACCATCTAA
- the glpK gene encoding glycerol kinase GlpK, with the protein MAIDQGTTGSQVLLVDHAGQIVAAESQDFPQQFPKAGWVEHDLEEIWRSIETAADRMFKAHPNARNEIAAIGITNQRETVVFWDQKTGRALHNAIVWQDRRTSDLCEKLKKKGLKPKIKSKTGLVIDPYFSATKMQWLLENVAGLKEKAASGAALAGTMDSFVLWRLTQGASHKTDVSNASRTMLMNIKTGAWDNDLLKLFKVPAACLPEIADSSGVFGHTKGVGFLPDGIPVAGIAGDQQSALFGQACFKAGEAKCTFGTGSFLLMNTGAQMKSSKAGLLTTVAWRLPGQKMQYALEGGAFVCGAAVQWLRDGLGLIKTSAEVEALANEVNDTLGVQFVPALTGLGAPYWWPEARGLITGLTRGTTKAHLARATLESMAMQNVEILLAMQKDLGRKLPSLKVDGGATANGTLMQMQADMLGVTVERPQNIETTAMGAVFLAGLGTGFWKNLEELRKVWKIDRDFKVKWSAKQRSVRLKEWQAAVTRAKA; encoded by the coding sequence ATGGCCATCGATCAGGGGACGACCGGAAGCCAGGTGCTGCTCGTCGACCACGCGGGGCAGATCGTCGCCGCGGAAAGCCAGGACTTTCCGCAGCAGTTCCCGAAGGCCGGTTGGGTCGAGCACGACCTTGAAGAGATCTGGCGCTCGATCGAAACGGCGGCGGACCGGATGTTCAAGGCGCACCCCAACGCCCGCAACGAGATCGCCGCCATCGGCATCACGAACCAACGCGAAACGGTCGTCTTCTGGGATCAGAAAACCGGCCGCGCCCTTCACAACGCCATCGTCTGGCAGGACCGCCGGACCTCCGATCTTTGCGAAAAATTGAAAAAGAAGGGGCTCAAACCCAAGATCAAATCCAAAACCGGACTCGTGATCGACCCCTACTTCTCGGCGACCAAGATGCAGTGGCTTCTGGAAAACGTCGCGGGGCTGAAAGAAAAGGCCGCCAGCGGAGCGGCGCTCGCCGGAACGATGGACAGCTTCGTCCTGTGGCGCCTGACCCAAGGCGCGTCCCACAAGACGGACGTTAGTAACGCCAGCCGCACGATGCTCATGAATATCAAAACGGGTGCGTGGGACAACGACCTTTTGAAGCTCTTCAAAGTCCCGGCAGCCTGCCTGCCCGAGATCGCGGACTCTTCGGGAGTTTTCGGTCATACGAAAGGCGTGGGCTTTTTGCCGGACGGGATTCCCGTCGCGGGCATCGCGGGCGATCAGCAGTCCGCGCTTTTCGGACAGGCGTGCTTCAAAGCGGGCGAGGCGAAGTGCACCTTCGGGACCGGAAGTTTCCTGCTCATGAATACCGGCGCGCAAATGAAGTCCTCGAAGGCGGGCCTTTTGACGACGGTCGCGTGGCGTCTGCCGGGTCAGAAAATGCAGTACGCGCTCGAGGGCGGCGCCTTCGTCTGCGGCGCGGCCGTGCAGTGGCTGCGCGACGGACTGGGGCTGATCAAAACTTCGGCCGAGGTCGAAGCGCTCGCGAACGAAGTGAACGACACGCTCGGCGTGCAGTTCGTCCCCGCGCTGACGGGTTTGGGCGCGCCCTACTGGTGGCCCGAGGCGCGCGGCCTGATCACTGGACTGACGCGCGGAACGACGAAGGCGCACCTCGCGCGCGCAACGCTTGAAAGTATGGCCATGCAAAACGTCGAGATCCTGCTCGCGATGCAAAAAGATCTGGGGCGTAAACTCCCGTCACTGAAAGTCGACGGCGGCGCGACCGCGAACGGCACGCTCATGCAGATGCAGGCGGACATGCTGGGCGTGACCGTCGAGCGCCCGCAAAACATCGAAACGACCGCGATGGGCGCCGTCTTCCTGGCGGGCTTGGGCACGGGTTTCTGGAAAAACCTGGAGGAGCTCCGCAAGGTTTGGAAGATCGACCGCGACTTCAAGGTGAAGTGGAGCGCCAAGCAACGGAGCGTGCGCCTGAAAGAGTGGCAGGCCGCCGTCACCCGCGCGAAGGCCTAA